A single Notoacmeibacter ruber DNA region contains:
- the leuS gene encoding leucine--tRNA ligase, which produces MATERYNPRTVEPKWQTAWDENKLFETDKNDPRETYYVLEMFPYPSGRIHMGHVRNYTMGDVVARYKRAKGFAVLHPMGWDAFGMPAENAAMANKTHPGTWTYANIDTMRSQLKSMGLSLDWSREFATCDVDYYHRQQMLFLDMLEAGLVTRKKSRVNWDPVDMTVLANEQVIDGKGWRSGAEVEQRELVQWFFKISDFSDDLLASLDELPNWPEKVRTMQKNWIGKSEGLSFEFGLPDSPYGFPSLPVFTTRADTMWGPTFAAISPDHPLAKAMEQDDPKVAAFTAKCRQIGTSAEAIETAEKLGYDTGLRVTHPADPNFTLPLWIANFVLMDYGTGAVIGCPAHDQRDLDFARKYDLPVTIVFQPVEADDFEIGTEAYTPAKTETVRYVHWHGEPGTVQSCEQAMEKTLALYVEKGWGEAKTQFRLRDWGISRQRYWGCPIPVVHCESCGTVALKKEDLPVKLPDDVSFDKPGNPLDRHATWRAVACPKCGGPAQRETDTMDTFVDSSWYFARFTAPHADAPTEPDVANRWLPVDQYIGGIEHAILHLLYSRFFTRAMKLTGHLDLKEPFRGLFTQGMVVHETYKSAGGYVTPAEVRIEGEAEQRRAVLLSSGEEVTIGGIEKMSKSKKNVVDPDEILASYGADTARFFMLSDSPPERDVIWTEGGVEGAHRFVQRVWRLLSEAAPVLKPVAGAAANEGDAAAISKATHRTVKAVGEDIEKLAFNKAVARLYELVNILSNPLQAAAKGEADEPTVAALADAADKLIAMLAPMMPHLAEECWQMLGHDTMVAETDWPDYDEALIEDDTITLPVQVNGKKRADVTVAKNADKADVEAAALGLDAVQKMLDGGAPKKVIVVPGRIVNVVV; this is translated from the coding sequence ATGGCAACCGAGCGCTACAATCCCCGTACCGTCGAGCCGAAATGGCAGACCGCCTGGGACGAGAACAAGCTCTTCGAGACCGACAAGAACGATCCGCGCGAAACCTACTACGTGCTGGAGATGTTTCCCTATCCCTCCGGCCGCATCCATATGGGCCATGTGCGCAACTACACGATGGGTGATGTCGTGGCGCGCTACAAGCGGGCCAAAGGGTTTGCAGTGCTTCATCCGATGGGGTGGGATGCGTTCGGCATGCCGGCGGAAAACGCGGCCATGGCCAACAAGACACATCCGGGAACGTGGACCTACGCCAATATCGACACGATGCGCAGCCAGCTGAAAAGCATGGGCCTGTCGCTAGACTGGTCCCGCGAATTCGCAACCTGTGACGTCGATTACTACCATCGCCAGCAGATGCTGTTCCTCGACATGCTGGAAGCCGGGCTCGTCACCCGCAAGAAAAGCCGGGTCAACTGGGACCCGGTCGACATGACGGTTCTGGCCAACGAACAGGTGATCGACGGCAAGGGCTGGCGCTCGGGCGCCGAGGTCGAACAGCGCGAACTGGTGCAGTGGTTCTTCAAGATTTCCGATTTCTCGGACGACCTGCTGGCGTCGCTCGATGAATTGCCCAACTGGCCCGAAAAAGTCCGGACGATGCAGAAGAACTGGATTGGCAAGTCCGAGGGGCTGTCGTTCGAATTCGGTCTGCCGGATTCGCCCTACGGGTTTCCAAGCCTGCCTGTTTTCACCACTCGCGCGGATACGATGTGGGGACCGACCTTCGCCGCGATCTCGCCCGACCATCCGCTGGCAAAAGCAATGGAGCAGGACGATCCGAAGGTGGCGGCCTTCACTGCGAAATGCCGCCAGATCGGAACATCGGCGGAAGCGATCGAGACAGCAGAAAAACTCGGCTACGATACCGGTCTTCGCGTCACCCATCCTGCCGATCCGAATTTCACGCTTCCGCTCTGGATCGCCAATTTCGTCCTGATGGATTACGGCACGGGCGCCGTTATCGGCTGCCCTGCGCACGATCAGCGCGATCTTGATTTTGCGCGCAAATATGACCTGCCGGTCACGATCGTCTTTCAACCGGTCGAGGCGGATGATTTCGAGATCGGAACAGAAGCGTACACGCCAGCGAAAACCGAAACGGTTCGCTATGTGCATTGGCACGGCGAGCCTGGAACGGTGCAGAGTTGCGAGCAGGCGATGGAGAAGACGCTTGCGCTCTATGTCGAGAAGGGCTGGGGCGAAGCGAAGACCCAGTTCCGGCTGCGCGACTGGGGCATTTCGCGCCAGCGCTATTGGGGCTGCCCGATCCCGGTCGTCCATTGCGAGAGCTGCGGCACGGTGGCGCTGAAGAAGGAAGATCTGCCGGTCAAACTTCCGGACGACGTTTCTTTCGACAAGCCGGGCAACCCGCTTGACCGTCATGCGACATGGCGCGCGGTCGCCTGCCCGAAATGCGGCGGGCCGGCTCAGCGCGAAACCGACACGATGGATACGTTCGTGGACTCATCGTGGTATTTCGCCCGTTTCACCGCGCCGCATGCCGATGCACCGACCGAACCCGATGTGGCCAATCGCTGGCTGCCTGTCGACCAGTATATTGGCGGGATCGAGCACGCGATCCTGCATCTGCTCTATTCGCGCTTCTTCACGCGCGCCATGAAATTGACGGGCCATCTCGATCTGAAGGAGCCCTTCAGGGGCCTTTTCACGCAGGGCATGGTCGTGCACGAGACGTACAAGTCGGCCGGCGGATATGTGACGCCCGCAGAGGTGCGCATCGAGGGCGAGGCGGAGCAACGCCGGGCCGTTCTCCTGTCTTCTGGCGAGGAAGTAACCATCGGCGGCATCGAGAAGATGTCGAAGTCGAAGAAGAACGTGGTGGATCCTGACGAGATACTGGCGTCATATGGTGCCGATACGGCGCGCTTTTTCATGCTTTCGGACAGCCCGCCGGAGCGCGACGTCATCTGGACCGAAGGCGGCGTGGAAGGCGCGCATCGCTTTGTGCAGCGCGTCTGGCGCCTCCTGTCGGAAGCGGCCCCGGTGCTTAAGCCGGTGGCCGGAGCGGCCGCCAATGAGGGAGACGCCGCCGCGATCTCCAAGGCGACGCACCGCACCGTGAAGGCTGTCGGCGAGGATATCGAGAAGCTCGCCTTCAACAAGGCTGTCGCTCGTCTCTACGAACTGGTCAATATTCTGTCGAATCCGCTGCAGGCAGCGGCCAAGGGTGAGGCGGACGAGCCGACCGTCGCGGCCCTTGCCGATGCGGCGGACAAGCTCATCGCCATGCTCGCGCCCATGATGCCGCATCTGGCCGAAGAGTGCTGGCAGATGCTGGGCCATGACACGATGGTGGCCGAAACCGACTGGCCCGATTACGATGAAGCGCTGATCGAGGATGATACCATCACGCTGCCGGTTCAGGTGAACGGCAAAAAGCGCGCGGATGTCACAGTCGCCAAAAATGCGGACAAGGCGGACGTGGAAGCGGCCGCCTTGGGTCTCGACGCCGTTCAGAAGATGCTGGATGGTGGCGCGCCGAAGAAGGTGATCGTGGTGCCGGGGAGAATCGTCAATGTGGTTGTCTGA
- a CDS encoding DUF4345 domain-containing protein: MELSLPVPANAGDWLALASSLVTAVLGLYMMLVPRRALGLRHMDSEFIGMPASGIARARAGGFHLGLGLAAVLLWQPLLFLALGVAWLFAALGRLLSVLLDAPARGRNAILFIIEVLLMFGAVAGPLSLI; encoded by the coding sequence ATGGAATTATCGCTTCCCGTTCCCGCCAATGCCGGCGATTGGCTGGCCCTTGCTTCGTCTCTCGTCACGGCCGTGCTTGGTCTCTACATGATGCTCGTTCCCAGACGGGCGCTGGGTCTACGCCATATGGATTCCGAATTTATCGGCATGCCGGCCTCGGGAATCGCACGGGCCAGGGCAGGGGGGTTTCACCTCGGTCTCGGACTCGCAGCTGTCTTGCTGTGGCAGCCGCTGCTATTTCTGGCGCTTGGCGTTGCATGGCTTTTCGCGGCGCTCGGACGGCTTCTCTCCGTTTTGCTGGATGCACCGGCGCGCGGGCGAAATGCCATTCTTTTCATCATAGAAGTCCTGCTGATGTTCGGTGCCGTAGCGGGCCCTCTCAGCCTGATTTGA
- a CDS encoding AEC family transporter gives MILAALWPVFALIAIGFVLRRAGFPDPAFWPAAEKLNYFILFPALLIRSLSRAPLDDPAILSLGGAILAVIVIVTVLLAGMSRLRGWEASRHGPLLQGLIRFNTYLGLAVVGSIGGADAVARAAVLLAIAVPTVNIFSVLALAGGRDVGLAMLLRPVLSNPLIIACIIGIVLSLTGIGLPPGSAEIIGFLAQASLPLGLLCVGAALKPSMARGESATLLTNCAGRLLAMPCLAFVIGYLWGLGQTEMLVLITFTAIPTAPTAYVLTTQMKGDGPLMAGLTTAQTALAALTLPLVLYMIQ, from the coding sequence TTGATCCTCGCCGCCCTCTGGCCCGTCTTTGCCCTGATTGCCATCGGCTTCGTCCTGCGCCGCGCCGGTTTTCCCGATCCGGCATTCTGGCCGGCAGCCGAGAAATTGAACTACTTCATTCTTTTTCCGGCCCTTTTGATCCGGAGCCTTTCGCGCGCGCCTCTGGATGATCCGGCCATTTTGAGCCTCGGCGGTGCCATTCTAGCCGTCATCGTGATCGTGACGGTGCTACTGGCCGGAATGTCTCGCCTGAGGGGATGGGAGGCCAGCCGGCACGGCCCGCTTCTTCAGGGATTGATCCGGTTCAACACCTATCTCGGCCTCGCCGTGGTGGGATCGATAGGCGGCGCGGATGCCGTGGCCCGCGCCGCCGTTCTCCTCGCCATCGCGGTGCCGACCGTCAATATTTTCTCGGTTCTCGCCCTGGCGGGTGGGCGTGACGTCGGACTGGCCATGCTTCTTCGCCCGGTCCTCTCAAACCCGCTCATCATAGCGTGCATTATCGGCATCGTGCTCTCCCTCACGGGAATAGGGCTACCGCCCGGCAGTGCGGAGATCATAGGATTTCTGGCGCAGGCAAGCCTGCCGCTCGGCCTGCTTTGCGTCGGGGCTGCCTTGAAGCCCAGCATGGCACGGGGGGAATCGGCCACCCTTCTGACCAATTGCGCAGGCCGGCTGCTGGCGATGCCGTGCCTGGCCTTTGTGATCGGCTACCTCTGGGGGCTCGGCCAGACGGAGATGCTCGTTCTGATCACCTTTACCGCCATCCCGACCGCGCCGACGGCCTATGTTCTGACCACGCAGATGAAAGGTGATGGCCCGCTCATGGCCGGTCTCACGACAGCGCAGACCGCGCTCGCGGCGCTGACGCTGCCGCTGGTTCTCTATATGATTCAGTGA
- the fsa gene encoding fructose-6-phosphate aldolase produces MKFFVDTADVNEIRTLNDLGMLDGVTTNPSLIAKAGRDIKEVTKEICDIVSGPVSAEVTALDHETMMKEADVLAKIADNIAIKVPLTFDGLKTCKALTDNGQMVNVTLCFSATQALLAAKAGATFISPFIGRLDDMGINGMELIGEIRTIYDNYGFETEILAASIRTINHVKEAAMIGADVSTVPPSTLHALVKHPLTDKGLDAFTADWKKTGQSIL; encoded by the coding sequence ATGAAATTTTTCGTCGATACCGCTGATGTGAACGAGATCCGCACGCTGAACGACCTCGGAATGCTGGATGGTGTGACCACCAACCCCTCCCTGATCGCCAAAGCCGGCCGCGACATCAAGGAAGTGACGAAAGAGATATGCGACATCGTCTCCGGTCCGGTCTCAGCCGAAGTGACTGCTCTCGATCATGAAACGATGATGAAGGAAGCCGATGTTCTGGCGAAGATCGCGGACAATATCGCCATCAAGGTGCCGCTTACCTTCGACGGTCTGAAGACCTGCAAGGCGCTGACCGACAACGGCCAGATGGTCAATGTGACGCTCTGCTTTTCCGCCACCCAGGCCCTGCTCGCCGCCAAGGCGGGCGCCACCTTCATCAGCCCCTTCATCGGCCGCCTCGACGATATGGGCATCAATGGAATGGAGCTGATCGGCGAAATCCGCACCATTTACGATAATTACGGCTTCGAGACCGAGATTCTCGCCGCCTCGATCCGCACGATCAACCACGTCAAGGAAGCTGCCATGATCGGCGCCGATGTATCGACCGTGCCGCCTTCGACACTGCATGCGCTCGTCAAGCACCCGCTGACCGACAAGGGTCTCGATGCCTTCACGGCCGACTGGAAGAAGACCGGCCAGAGCATTCTTTGA
- a CDS encoding primosomal protein N', translating into MLSDSKKLERMSGARVVPVLVPLPVPGPYSYAVPEGMSVEPGSIVQVPVGPRQVPGLVWDENGHAGAVDPSKLRAITRDFDCPPVDAVMRRFIDWVAAWTLTPPGLVARMVLRVPAAFDPEPWVPALRPVLDVKPERLTPARKRVLELVEDNPGAWTKSGLAHAAGVSNSVIEGLAKAGTFENVMLPPPPVVPEPDTGRRRMELAGDQAAAAATLRDAVAKNGFSATLIDGVTGSGKTEVYFEAVAAALEKKKQALILLPEIALTASFLERFHDRFGARPAEWHSDMAPKMREKVWRQVAEGRVQVVAGARSALFLPFKELGLIVIDEEHDQAYKQDERVFYNARDMAVVRAHLGDLPIVLASATPSIESRVNAASGRYGAVRLASRFGEAALPDLRTVDMRKNPPARGGFLSPVLLKAVGRAIERGEQALLFLNRRGYAPLTLCRVCGHRFQCPNCSAWLVEHRFRAQMQCHHCGHAEPVPEACPHCGTLDHLAACGPGVERLVEEVVHHFPEARTVMLSSDMPGGAKRLRMELDAIAKGEADIVIGTQLVAKGHHFPKMTVVGVVDADIGLTNGDPRAAERTFQLLHQVTGRAGRTGEKSLGLIQTYQPEHPVMAALVSGDREQFYEREIGERQRAGLPPFGRLAAIIISGEDKADAEKHARALRANAPASNEIDVLGPAEAPLALIRGRYRFRLLVHGDRRSDLQSYIREMIAAGPKPRGSLKVQVDIDPQSFL; encoded by the coding sequence ATGCTGAGTGATTCGAAAAAGCTTGAACGAATGAGCGGGGCGCGGGTGGTTCCCGTTCTGGTGCCGCTTCCCGTGCCGGGGCCCTATAGCTATGCGGTGCCGGAAGGCATGAGCGTTGAGCCCGGTTCAATCGTGCAGGTGCCGGTCGGCCCGCGCCAGGTCCCCGGTCTGGTTTGGGATGAGAATGGCCACGCGGGCGCTGTCGATCCGTCGAAACTGCGGGCGATCACGCGCGATTTCGACTGCCCGCCAGTCGACGCCGTGATGCGGCGTTTCATCGATTGGGTCGCAGCATGGACGCTGACGCCGCCGGGGCTGGTGGCGCGCATGGTGTTGCGGGTGCCGGCTGCCTTCGACCCGGAACCCTGGGTGCCTGCCCTGAGACCCGTTCTCGATGTGAAGCCCGAAAGGCTGACGCCGGCGCGAAAGCGTGTTCTGGAACTGGTCGAGGACAATCCGGGTGCGTGGACCAAAAGCGGCCTTGCGCACGCGGCGGGCGTCTCAAACTCGGTAATCGAGGGGCTAGCCAAGGCTGGCACGTTCGAAAATGTGATGCTTCCCCCGCCGCCCGTTGTCCCGGAGCCGGATACCGGGAGGCGTCGTATGGAACTGGCAGGGGACCAGGCCGCGGCTGCGGCCACGCTGCGGGACGCTGTCGCCAAAAACGGATTTTCCGCCACGCTGATCGACGGCGTGACGGGGTCCGGCAAGACCGAAGTCTATTTCGAGGCGGTGGCGGCTGCGCTGGAAAAGAAGAAGCAGGCGCTTATCCTGCTGCCGGAGATTGCGCTCACGGCCAGCTTTCTGGAGCGGTTTCATGACCGTTTCGGTGCGCGGCCGGCAGAATGGCATTCCGACATGGCGCCGAAAATGCGCGAAAAGGTCTGGCGACAGGTCGCGGAAGGGCGTGTGCAGGTGGTGGCCGGCGCACGTTCGGCGCTTTTCCTGCCTTTCAAGGAATTGGGGCTGATCGTGATCGATGAGGAGCACGACCAGGCCTACAAGCAGGATGAGCGTGTCTTTTACAATGCGCGCGATATGGCGGTCGTCCGGGCTCATCTCGGGGATTTGCCCATCGTGCTCGCTTCGGCGACGCCATCCATCGAGAGCCGGGTGAATGCGGCCTCTGGCCGCTACGGAGCGGTGCGGCTGGCAAGCCGCTTCGGCGAAGCTGCGCTGCCGGACCTTCGCACGGTCGACATGCGGAAAAATCCTCCGGCGCGGGGCGGTTTTCTGTCACCGGTTCTGTTGAAGGCCGTTGGAAGAGCGATCGAGCGTGGTGAACAGGCGCTCCTCTTTCTCAACCGGCGGGGCTATGCGCCGCTGACCCTATGCCGGGTTTGTGGCCACCGTTTCCAGTGCCCGAACTGTTCGGCCTGGCTGGTCGAACACCGCTTCCGGGCGCAGATGCAGTGCCATCATTGCGGCCATGCCGAGCCGGTGCCAGAGGCCTGTCCGCATTGCGGTACGTTGGATCATCTGGCCGCGTGCGGACCGGGCGTGGAACGGCTGGTCGAGGAAGTGGTGCATCACTTTCCCGAGGCGCGCACCGTAATGCTGTCGTCGGACATGCCGGGCGGGGCCAAAAGACTTCGTATGGAGCTCGATGCCATTGCAAAGGGAGAGGCCGATATCGTCATCGGCACGCAACTCGTGGCCAAGGGACACCACTTTCCCAAAATGACGGTCGTGGGCGTTGTCGATGCGGATATCGGCCTCACCAATGGCGATCCGCGGGCCGCCGAACGTACCTTTCAGCTTCTCCATCAGGTGACGGGCCGCGCCGGGCGCACGGGCGAAAAGTCTCTGGGTCTTATCCAGACGTATCAGCCGGAGCATCCGGTCATGGCCGCCCTTGTTTCCGGCGACCGGGAGCAATTCTACGAACGCGAGATCGGCGAGCGCCAACGGGCCGGCCTGCCGCCGTTCGGGCGTCTCGCGGCGATCATCATTTCCGGCGAGGACAAGGCGGATGCCGAGAAACATGCGAGGGCGCTGCGCGCCAATGCACCCGCATCCAACGAGATCGACGTGTTGGGACCGGCCGAAGCGCCGCTTGCCCTGATCCGCGGGCGCTACCGTTTCCGCCTGCTCGTCCACGGCGACCGCAGAAGCGATCTGCAGAGCTATATCCGCGAGATGATCGCTGCCGGACCAAAGCCACGCGGGAGTTTGAAGGTGCAGGTCGACATTGATCCGCAGAGCTTTCTTTAA
- the lptE gene encoding LPS assembly lipoprotein LptE, with translation MWLSDRASSVLSRLAGICALLTLAACSVQPLYGTSGSATMNRLPIEVADVSGPDRPAFMLRDELVFLINGGRSQPVGAPFRLDIVLERKNRVSNTAPVADGEINRTFAGQVELRANYELVNVETDEVITSGRRRAFAQYDRSTQLYALRAAQEDAEEDAARELARIVVLAINGKLKTYVAPQIVVK, from the coding sequence ATGTGGTTGTCTGATCGCGCGAGCTCCGTTCTTTCCAGACTGGCCGGAATCTGTGCGCTTCTGACACTTGCCGCATGCTCGGTTCAGCCGCTCTATGGAACGTCGGGCAGTGCGACGATGAATCGTCTGCCGATCGAGGTCGCTGACGTTTCCGGTCCCGATCGCCCTGCCTTCATGCTGCGCGACGAACTGGTCTTCCTCATCAATGGTGGTCGAAGCCAGCCTGTCGGCGCTCCGTTCCGCCTCGATATCGTGCTGGAGAGGAAAAACCGGGTCTCGAACACCGCACCGGTGGCCGATGGCGAAATCAACCGCACCTTTGCCGGGCAAGTCGAACTGCGGGCGAACTACGAACTCGTCAATGTCGAAACCGATGAGGTCATCACTTCCGGTCGACGGCGGGCTTTCGCGCAGTATGACCGGTCGACGCAGCTCTATGCCCTTCGGGCAGCCCAGGAAGATGCCGAGGAGGATGCAGCCCGCGAACTGGCGCGCATTGTTGTATTGGCGATCAATGGCAAGCTGAAGACTTATGTGGCGCCTCAGATCGTCGTAAAGTAA
- a CDS encoding glycosyltransferase family 2 protein, with protein sequence MTVAVTLCTRRRPQMLKRCLESLLPQLSSRPGNSVLVVENDDAEKVRPLVEGIAGQYPDVAVRYLFEPRLGIPHARNCALENALGTDVDWIGFIDDDETIEPGWYDAMVSAAAALPEADVLNGPVLYKANDPMPPWKPKRRANGRQTGDVIKGFVATNNTLLRRQWIVQNAPELRFDERLKFSGSEDKAFFMTATSMGCKIRYVAEACVTEWVLSDRLTLEWLLADKSRVASNDVMRHRLAHGWGSAAFRFGPKAAGLYAEGLWHGMLGTEKNGVKGLKGKIRRARAAGFARSLFGLPEEFYKNISGH encoded by the coding sequence ATGACGGTTGCAGTCACGCTCTGCACCCGCAGGCGGCCCCAGATGCTGAAACGCTGTCTGGAGAGTCTTCTTCCCCAGTTGAGTTCCCGACCGGGGAACTCCGTTCTGGTGGTCGAGAACGATGATGCCGAAAAAGTCCGGCCTCTTGTTGAAGGAATCGCCGGCCAGTATCCGGATGTCGCAGTCCGATATCTGTTCGAGCCCCGTCTGGGCATCCCCCATGCGCGCAATTGCGCCCTCGAAAATGCGTTGGGGACGGATGTCGACTGGATCGGCTTTATCGATGACGACGAGACAATTGAACCGGGCTGGTATGACGCGATGGTATCAGCAGCCGCGGCGCTACCCGAAGCCGACGTGCTGAACGGTCCCGTGCTCTACAAGGCAAACGACCCCATGCCGCCGTGGAAACCGAAGCGACGAGCGAACGGCCGGCAGACGGGAGATGTCATCAAGGGCTTCGTCGCGACCAACAACACACTTCTCCGCCGTCAATGGATCGTTCAGAACGCCCCCGAGCTCCGCTTCGACGAGCGATTGAAATTCAGTGGCAGTGAGGACAAAGCGTTCTTCATGACGGCCACATCAATGGGCTGTAAGATACGCTATGTGGCCGAGGCTTGTGTTACAGAATGGGTCCTGAGCGATAGGCTGACACTCGAATGGCTTCTTGCCGACAAGTCGCGGGTGGCTTCAAACGACGTTATGCGCCATCGGCTTGCGCATGGCTGGGGGTCGGCCGCGTTCCGCTTCGGTCCGAAAGCTGCGGGCCTCTATGCGGAGGGTCTCTGGCACGGCATGCTTGGCACCGAAAAGAATGGCGTTAAGGGCCTCAAGGGAAAGATACGGCGCGCTCGGGCGGCCGGCTTCGCTCGCTCGCTATTCGGTCTTCCGGAAGAATTTTATAAGAACATCTCCGGTCACTAA
- a CDS encoding polysaccharide pyruvyl transferase family protein, which translates to MKLIHWISKRGNFGDDLNPWLWDRILPGWRTISPETIFFGVGTLLHERRMSGFRVQKTLILGSGVGYGDVPTIPPNLNWDIRALRGPVSASLLGLDESLGMIDPAYLIGDFDEYRLQRSRQRNVCFVPHYSTIQDYGLEDQFAASDIRLVSPSDDFLNVIENIYSASLVVTESLHGAIVADCFSIPWIPVQIHERFNASKWNDFTSYCEEKNIIKFETFIRHLPRRLGPVSTRKFRHRAIVGHERRLIRPFIEECAKLDGRLAERKVIDEKKRRFEETVRKVKLDYRIN; encoded by the coding sequence TTGAAACTGATCCACTGGATATCGAAGCGCGGCAATTTCGGCGACGATCTCAACCCTTGGCTGTGGGATCGGATTTTGCCGGGCTGGCGTACGATCTCGCCCGAGACGATTTTCTTCGGTGTGGGTACGCTGCTCCATGAACGAAGGATGAGCGGCTTTCGGGTACAGAAAACACTGATTCTTGGATCAGGTGTTGGTTACGGCGACGTTCCCACCATACCTCCGAATTTGAATTGGGACATTCGAGCGCTGCGCGGCCCTGTAAGCGCTTCGCTGCTCGGGCTGGATGAGTCTCTCGGCATGATCGACCCTGCCTATTTGATAGGCGATTTTGACGAATATCGGTTACAACGGTCTCGTCAGAGAAACGTGTGCTTTGTTCCTCATTATTCGACGATCCAGGACTACGGCTTGGAGGATCAGTTCGCAGCGAGCGATATACGTTTGGTCAGCCCTTCCGACGATTTCTTGAATGTTATTGAAAACATATATAGCGCATCACTTGTCGTGACCGAATCTCTTCACGGAGCGATAGTAGCTGATTGTTTTTCAATACCATGGATTCCGGTGCAGATACATGAGCGATTCAATGCATCGAAATGGAATGACTTCACATCATATTGCGAAGAAAAGAATATCATTAAGTTCGAGACCTTTATTCGTCATCTTCCGCGACGTTTAGGGCCTGTCTCAACACGGAAATTTCGACATCGCGCCATTGTCGGACATGAAAGAAGATTGATCCGACCTTTCATAGAAGAATGTGCGAAACTCGACGGACGATTGGCTGAGAGAAAAGTGATAGACGAAAAAAAGAGACGATTTGAAGAAACCGTCAGAAAAGTGAAATTGGATTACAGAATTAATTGA
- a CDS encoding F0F1 ATP synthase subunit delta has translation MSQTTSPISGVALRYASSLFELAQNEGNADQVEQDLVGLGQLIAESDDLSRLIKSPVFAADEQEAALVAIADKAAMAPLTKNFLRVVASNRRLFVLPGMIAAYKEIAADARGEVTAKVVAAHDLTDQQRAELSETLKDVAGKDVAIDLSVDPSLLGGLVVQIGSRQIDTSLKTKLNSMKLALKEVG, from the coding sequence GTGTCGCAAACCACATCCCCTATTTCCGGTGTCGCTCTTCGCTATGCGTCGTCACTTTTTGAGCTGGCGCAGAACGAGGGCAATGCCGATCAGGTGGAGCAGGATCTGGTCGGTCTCGGCCAGCTGATCGCTGAATCTGACGATCTGTCCCGTCTCATCAAGTCGCCGGTCTTCGCCGCCGACGAACAGGAGGCCGCTCTTGTCGCGATTGCCGATAAGGCTGCGATGGCGCCCCTGACGAAGAATTTTCTGAGGGTCGTGGCATCCAATCGCCGCCTTTTCGTGCTGCCTGGCATGATCGCGGCCTACAAGGAAATTGCAGCCGACGCTCGCGGCGAGGTGACTGCCAAGGTGGTTGCTGCGCATGATCTGACCGATCAGCAGCGGGCCGAGCTGTCCGAGACGTTGAAGGACGTGGCCGGCAAGGATGTCGCTATCGATCTTTCGGTCGATCCGTCCCTGCTGGGTGGGTTGGTCGTCCAGATCGGCAGCCGCCAGATCGATACGTCTCTCAAAACCAAATTGAATTCGATGAAGCTTGCACTGAAAGAGGTCGGCTGA
- a CDS encoding glycosyltransferase produces MGEAPKRALFVLPHFGGGGAERAITRYSKILHDAGYEIVVITLSDRKNFVVPDFIRHIVLPQIESGLFQRRRRVQALWDTITELGGPESFSIKVSCLLPADKVVARLPECGFIYRIAGNHFTELLEGGRIRHLPRRRRIQRLYGDKPLLCVSSAMEESARRLFKRSDRQIRTIYNPFDFEAIRTLSTQPDPDIPGEDYIIHVGRSAEPKRHDILLRAYKASGVDRKLVLLGKVKDHVRDDIRALGLENDVICIPYRDNPYPLIRGADALILSSDREGLPGVLIEALIVGTSVVSTDCPFGPSEILQGEQRAFLVPNKDIDALANGIRQIIAEPPHLRGDEIAKFRDDRFLTEIVSFVGDLS; encoded by the coding sequence ATGGGTGAGGCACCCAAACGCGCGCTTTTTGTCCTGCCCCACTTCGGCGGCGGCGGGGCAGAGAGGGCGATCACCCGTTATTCCAAGATTTTGCACGATGCTGGCTACGAGATCGTCGTTATCACGCTGTCGGACCGTAAGAATTTCGTCGTTCCGGACTTTATCCGGCATATCGTTCTGCCACAGATCGAGTCCGGTCTTTTTCAGCGTCGGAGAAGGGTCCAGGCGCTCTGGGACACCATCACCGAACTTGGCGGGCCGGAGAGTTTCTCCATCAAGGTCTCCTGCCTTCTGCCTGCCGACAAGGTCGTCGCCAGACTGCCCGAATGTGGGTTCATTTACCGCATTGCCGGCAATCATTTCACCGAGCTTCTCGAGGGCGGGCGGATTCGCCATTTGCCGAGACGCAGACGCATTCAGCGTCTCTATGGCGACAAGCCGCTACTCTGTGTATCCAGTGCGATGGAAGAGTCCGCGCGCCGCCTGTTCAAAAGAAGCGACCGCCAGATCCGTACGATCTACAATCCGTTCGACTTCGAGGCGATCCGGACTTTATCGACCCAGCCGGATCCGGACATTCCGGGCGAAGACTATATCATCCATGTGGGCCGCAGCGCCGAGCCGAAGCGCCACGACATTCTGCTGAGGGCTTACAAGGCGAGCGGCGTTGACCGCAAACTCGTTCTCCTTGGCAAGGTAAAGGATCATGTCAGGGATGATATCCGAGCCCTCGGGCTTGAAAACGATGTCATCTGCATACCCTACCGGGACAACCCCTACCCTCTGATCCGTGGCGCCGACGCACTTATTCTCTCGTCCGATCGCGAGGGCCTGCCGGGTGTTCTGATCGAGGCGCTTATCGTTGGAACATCCGTCGTGAGCACGGACTGTCCCTTCGGCCCATCGGAGATATTGCAGGGCGAGCAGCGCGCCTTTCTGGTTCCCAACAAGGATATTGATGCGCTCGCAAACGGAATCCGGCAGATTATCGCCGAACCGCCGCATCTTCGGGGCGATGAAATAGCCAAATTCAGAGACGATCGCTTTCTGACAGAGATAGTGAGTTTCGTCGGCGATCTCTCCTGA